From the Synechococcus sp. Nb3U1 genome, the window AATACTCTGGCTTCCCAGTACCGCATGTCTAATCGTCCGCTGAAGCCGGAGCGAATGGAGCGGGTATTGATGCAGCTGGATCGGGCAGAAGTGGCGTTGCGGCGGGAAGGCTAAGCCAGAAGCTGATGATTTTGATGAATCTGATCCCGATCACAGGCAGACTTCTCTCCCACCTCCTAGAGTGATCTTGATCAAACTGGCTCAGGAACTTCTCATCAACCCTTCAGTGCTCTTCAAGGTTCGGATCTGAAACTGAGAATCAGGAGGGCTAGACAGTTTTGCTGAGGATCCCTCGGCCTGGAGAATTTGGGAGGTTGTCATGCGCAAGACTCAATGGATGGTTCTTTCGGCGGTATTGGCTGTTGGGATCGGGTCAGCCATTCTCACTCGAGTACAAACCCCTACGGTTCAGGCCCAGACAGCGGTGATTGCCTTCGGAGTAGAGGCGGGATCCGATGGGCCTTTTTTTGCTCCTGATGGCCTGGCCATTCGGGGTTACGACCCAGTGGCGTACTTCATCGATGCGCAACCGGTACAGGGTTCTGCTGAGCACGAATGGGCATGGGGTGGAGTGACCTGGAGGTTTGCCACTGCCGACAATTTGGAGCGATTTCGCAACAACCCGGAGCGATTTGCGCCCCAGTATGGAGGATTTTGTGCTTGGGCGGTGGCCAATAACTATCTTTACCCGGTCGATCCCTTCGCTTGGCGGATTGTAGACAACAAACTCTACTTGAATGCCAATCAGCGGGTGCAGCGCAACTGGGAACGGGATATTCCGGGATTTATTGAGAAAGCCGATCTCAACTGGCCGGGCCTCCAAAATCCGTAACCCTGCGGGCTGACGATTACATTGAAGCATTTACACTGACATTGGGACGCCACTGTTTCAGGCGGTGCGCAACAGCACCTTGATCCCCACCCGGTAGATGCCGCTCTCGCAGAGTTCCAGATGGCCCCCCATCTGGCTGAACAACCGTTCGCTCACCCGCCAAGCGGCGCTGACATCCGGTTCGATCGGCACATGGCATCGTCCCTCTAGGCTCCATTCCAAGCACAGTTGCCCTTCTCGTTCGGGAGAGAGATAGGCTTGCAGGGCCATTGAGCCGTAGCGTAGGGTGCGAATGCCCCATCGACACACCCCTAACAAAGCCTGCACCAAGCCATAGGGATCCGCCCAGACCGTCAAGGTTTCAGAGAGAGGGGGTAGATCCGGGACTTGAGGTTCGGTTTCATGAACACGTGGATGCAACGCTGGCCACTCGTAGCGGATGCCCTGATCCTGTGCCTGGAGACGGGTAAGGCTATGTACATCCTGCAAGATTGGGTAGAGCGGAATGGGCTCTGGCTGTAGGGGTTGAATGGGTAGATGGTGGCGAGCAAGACGGGTGTATTCCTCCAGGAGCTGAATTAGTCGAACCACACCCTCTTTGGCACTTTGAATGTATTCCCGTTCCTCTTCCGGGGAATCACAGAGATCGGACAACACCAATTGCAGGGATCCCATTTGGCTGCTGAGGGGGTTGCGCAGCTCGTGGCCAATACTGAGGAGCAACTCCTGTTGAAAAGCCCGCATCACTTCTGATCGTTCAAAGGCAAACTGCCAATCTACTGCCTCTTTGCTAGAGGTCAGGAGGGTATCTTGGGGGCTATCCGGTTTAGAGCCAGCTGAGCGCAACGATTTCCTCACACAGAGAAGGTGACCAGGAGAGCTGAGGATCCCGCTTGTTGTCGAGTTTTGCTCTCGAACCAATCTAACCCACACGGATCCTATCCTGAATGCAGAAACCAGGCCAACGGGATCACCCTATGAACTGGGCATGAAATGGGCACTCACCACCCGCTCGATCCCCGCCAGATCCGCGTGAACTTGAATCTGCTGGTAACACCCCAGAGCTTGTAACTGCTCCACCACCCAGCAGGCTTGTCCCTGCATCACCTCCACTGCCCAAAAGGAGTTCGGGGCCAGATACTCAGGCGCTCTTTGGATCAGCACTCGCAGAGCATCCAATCCATCCGGGCCACCATCTAGGGCTTGCTGGGGTTCGTGCCAACTCACTTCCGGCATCAGGTTAGAGATTTCGCTGGAGGGAATGTAGGGTGGGTTTGAAAGTAGGCCGCGCAGCCGATTTCGCCAGGGATCCAAAGGGACAAACCAAGAACCGGACAGTAACTGCACCCGTTTCTCTAGGGTATGAGCGGCCACATTGGCTGCTGCTACTCTCAACGCCTCTGGGCTGGAATCGACCGCCAAGAGCCGCAGATCGGGGTGTTGACGGGCCAAGGCAATGGCAAGGGCTCCACTGCCGGTGCCTAGATCGACAAAATAGGATCCCTGGGGCAAAGGGTTGGCTTGCAGCCAAACAGAGGCCTGCTCCACCAGCAGTTCCGTTTCCGGGCGCGGGATCAACACCGCCGGGGTCAACTGCAGACTCAACCCCGCCCACTCAACCTGCCCCAACAGGTATTGCAGGGGGATTCGTTCTTCCAGGCGCCGTTGCCAAAGAACTTGTACTTCCTCTAAGGGATCCCAATCCCAAGCTGAATCCTGCTCCCCAAGCTTGACCACAGGA encodes:
- a CDS encoding YHS domain-containing (seleno)protein codes for the protein MRKTQWMVLSAVLAVGIGSAILTRVQTPTVQAQTAVIAFGVEAGSDGPFFAPDGLAIRGYDPVAYFIDAQPVQGSAEHEWAWGGVTWRFATADNLERFRNNPERFAPQYGGFCAWAVANNYLYPVDPFAWRIVDNKLYLNANQRVQRNWERDIPGFIEKADLNWPGLQNP
- a CDS encoding sensor histidine kinase yields the protein MRSAGSKPDSPQDTLLTSSKEAVDWQFAFERSEVMRAFQQELLLSIGHELRNPLSSQMGSLQLVLSDLCDSPEEEREYIQSAKEGVVRLIQLLEEYTRLARHHLPIQPLQPEPIPLYPILQDVHSLTRLQAQDQGIRYEWPALHPRVHETEPQVPDLPPLSETLTVWADPYGLVQALLGVCRWGIRTLRYGSMALQAYLSPEREGQLCLEWSLEGRCHVPIEPDVSAAWRVSERLFSQMGGHLELCESGIYRVGIKVLLRTA
- the prmC gene encoding peptide chain release factor N(5)-glutamine methyltransferase is translated as MNMGSLPEGSAVARLQEWRLQAMGAAQAAGIPREEVDILLREKLGWGPLQRLMGQAPVVKLGEQDSAWDWDPLEEVQVLWQRRLEERIPLQYLLGQVEWAGLSLQLTPAVLIPRPETELLVEQASVWLQANPLPQGSYFVDLGTGSGALAIALARQHPDLRLLAVDSSPEALRVAAANVAAHTLEKRVQLLSGSWFVPLDPWRNRLRGLLSNPPYIPSSEISNLMPEVSWHEPQQALDGGPDGLDALRVLIQRAPEYLAPNSFWAVEVMQGQACWVVEQLQALGCYQQIQVHADLAGIERVVSAHFMPSS